From the genome of Deltaproteobacteria bacterium, one region includes:
- a CDS encoding type II toxin-antitoxin system VapC family toxin, with product MKTAIDTSVLLDVLAADPVFGERSREALRDVYRRGALVACDIVWSEVRAAFGDDRSFADALTTLGVQFDPVSPASATLAGTLWQMQRGRNRADRLRVVPDFLVGAHAILQCDALLTRDRGFYRDYFTDLRVLDPSV from the coding sequence ATGAAGACCGCCATCGACACCTCGGTTCTCCTCGACGTCCTCGCCGCCGATCCCGTGTTCGGCGAACGGTCACGCGAAGCGCTCCGCGACGTCTATCGGCGCGGCGCTCTCGTCGCGTGCGACATCGTGTGGAGCGAAGTCCGCGCCGCCTTTGGCGACGACCGGTCGTTCGCCGACGCGCTCACCACGCTCGGGGTCCAGTTCGATCCCGTCTCGCCTGCGAGCGCCACCCTCGCAGGAACGCTCTGGCAGATGCAGCGCGGCCGGAACCGTGCCGACCGTCTCCGCGTCGTGCCCGACTTTCTCGTCGGAGCCCATGCGATCCTCCAATGCGACGCTCTCCTCACCCGCGACCGCGGCTTCTACCGCGACTACTTCACGGACCTTCGGGTGCTCGATCCGAGCGTCTGA
- a CDS encoding AbrB/MazE/SpoVT family DNA-binding domain-containing protein: MPAEIRERFGLVSGTAVEFLVREGEVVLRKDRQTREPVDRVFGTLTLPKSVDALVDELRGPRPARIAKRRARRR, translated from the coding sequence GTGCCCGCCGAGATCCGCGAGCGGTTCGGCCTCGTGTCCGGCACCGCCGTCGAATTCCTGGTCCGCGAAGGTGAAGTGGTGCTGCGGAAGGACCGCCAGACGCGGGAACCCGTCGATCGCGTCTTCGGGACGCTCACCCTTCCCAAGAGCGTCGACGCGCTGGTCGACGAGCTGCGGGGGCCGCGGCCGGCGCGCATTGCGAAGCGTCGAGCGCGGCGACGATGA